In Bacteroides sp., the genomic stretch TACCCGTGAACCTGGTACTCCTGGTGTTGCTCTGGCTGATCCTGCATTTTGGATTCATGCTCCTGACCGCCCGCCTGCTCCGGACTAACATTGCCTGGGTGGCCATCGGGAGCATGGCAAACCTCGGGGGGATTTCCACAGCCCCGGCTGTCACCGCCGCCTATAAAAAGGAGCTCATGCCCCATGCCATTATCCTGGCGATCCTAAGCATGGTAACGGGCACGGGCTGGGGAATGCTGACCATTTACCTGTTCGGGTTGCTCTGAGGGCCTGCGCATGTAAGTCCGAATATATCAGAGTCCCGCCCGAACCTGGCCTGAGCCCGGACTACCCGTGAAAACCCCGCCGCCTGCTTAAAAGAGGAGGTCCGGAACCTGAACTATTTGAAGTTTGCACTCAGATTCCGGACGCAGAATTCATCAAAATCAACATATCCTGTATTTTTGAACAGCTGCAGCCCACAAAAATTTCGAGAAAACTGGAAACCGCAACTGCGATGCTTAGATTCTACACGTTTATTTTTTTCCTTCTTATCCTTCCCTATACGAATTACGCACAAAATGACACGTTGTACCTGAACAACGGGGATGTCATTGTCGGGGATTTAAAAAGCCTGGACCGGGGCGTTCTTACCATTGAACCTTCGTATTCCGATTCTGATTTTAAGATTACCTGGGAAGACATCACAGAGATGAAGGCGACGCAGCGCTACTTAATCACACTTTCCGACGGCCGCAGGATAACCGGAACGTTCAGGAGCGCAGGCCCGGGAAAAATTTTTATCGACGATGAGCAAGGCGAAGACATCACAGTAGGCCAGGATGACGTTGTAAACATAAAGAGTTTGGAAAATGGGGGCTTTCTGAGTCGCCTTTCCGCGAACATTGACTTCGGGCTCTCGCTGACCAAAGCCAACAATCAACGACAGCTAAATGGCAATATAAGGATGGGCTATTTAGAGGACCGATGGTCCGCAGATTTATATTTCAATTCCCTGATAACCACCCAGGACAACGTGTCGGATATTCAAAGAAATGATGGGGGCCTCGGCTACCGCTACTTCCTGCCTGCCGATTGGAATGTTGGGGCAGACCTGAATTTCCTTTCAAACACCGAACAATCATTGGAACTGCGGGCCACGGCTAAGGTTGGTGTTGGTAATTTCCTCAGACGCACCAACTCTTTATACTGGAATGTTTATGGAGGTATCGCTTATACCGGGGAAACCTTCTCGCCTGTTTTTAACCCGCAGGATGGGACCACCACGGCCCCAAGTCGACAGTCTATGGAAGGTTTTTTTGGGACAGAATTAAACCTGTACGACATCGGCGATTTAAACCTTCTCACCAATTTAGTTGTCTATCCAACCCTTGTTTCCGATGAATCCGTTGAATCGGGTCGTATTCGTACAGACCTTAGGTTCGATGCAAAATATGATGATGTTTTCATCAAGGACTTTTACGTCAGGGCCGGTTTTACCCTGAACTATGACAACCGCCCGGCTGAAGCAGGAAGGGATGTCGACTATATCTTTACCACCGGGTTTGGGTGGAAATGGTAAGTTAGATGGATAATCCCCGGGGGGGCTACCCTGTTTCGTTTTTGATCTGTTCCCTTTCGAAACACGGGCTGAACGGTTCCGCAAAGGCGGGGAGTTGATGGGGCTCGCGGGCGCCGATGTCGGGTTTTCCTTATTCGATGTAAAGCCTTTTGTTCCGCGGGTATTTTATGGCGTATTTTAGTCTTAGCTCCTTTGTTTGCCCGGGGTTAGCCAGGAGTAAGCTTCTAAATCCTTCTCCCTAAATCCCGAGACGCATGATGTACCATGAGTATGTGTATGTGGTGCTGATTCACTATTCGATAAATTATGCGATAATTTCCTTCAACCAGTTCCCGAATATTGGGGTCTCCAATTTCCTCGACTACCTTTC encodes the following:
- a CDS encoding DUF481 domain-containing protein, producing MLRFYTFIFFLLILPYTNYAQNDTLYLNNGDVIVGDLKSLDRGVLTIEPSYSDSDFKITWEDITEMKATQRYLITLSDGRRITGTFRSAGPGKIFIDDEQGEDITVGQDDVVNIKSLENGGFLSRLSANIDFGLSLTKANNQRQLNGNIRMGYLEDRWSADLYFNSLITTQDNVSDIQRNDGGLGYRYFLPADWNVGADLNFLSNTEQSLELRATAKVGVGNFLRRTNSLYWNVYGGIAYTGETFSPVFNPQDGTTTAPSRQSMEGFFGTELNLYDIGDLNLLTNLVVYPTLVSDESVESGRIRTDLRFDAKYDDVFIKDFYVRAGFTLNYDNRPAEAGRDVDYIFTTGFGWKW